In Halapricum desulfuricans, a single window of DNA contains:
- a CDS encoding glycoside hydrolase family 27 protein, whose amino-acid sequence MFATGDTELAATPPMGWNSWNAFSCDVTEGDIRTAADQLVETGLRDAGYEYLVVDDCWMADGVDDEGRLQPHPDDFPSGIESLAEYVHGKGLKFGIYSSAGTRTCQGLPASLGRERLHARQFADWGVDYLKYDNCGDHGSNDAIARYSAMGNALAEVDRDIVYSICEWGRNEPWRWGRNAGGHLWRATHDIVAKWTTDEQEFGLGIVDIIDQMHERGMDPHQGPGGWNDPDMLQIGNGPDSGQSKLEDVDVDRALTPAEERTHFSFWCLFGAPLMAGNDLAAMDDWTRELLTNEDAIAIDQDPLGVQGTRDGVLEETEVWSKRLAGEECAVILFNRGESTTDIETTVETVDMPVDAATYTVRDVWNDEVRETDGQLHATVDPHDVAMFRVIPE is encoded by the coding sequence ATGTTCGCGACAGGCGACACTGAACTAGCCGCGACGCCGCCGATGGGCTGGAATTCCTGGAACGCGTTCAGCTGTGACGTGACCGAGGGGGACATCCGAACTGCGGCGGACCAGCTCGTCGAGACCGGACTCCGGGACGCCGGCTACGAGTATCTCGTGGTCGACGACTGCTGGATGGCCGACGGGGTAGACGACGAGGGTCGACTCCAGCCCCACCCGGACGACTTCCCGAGCGGTATCGAGTCGCTGGCCGAATACGTCCACGGGAAGGGGCTCAAGTTCGGCATCTACTCCTCGGCGGGGACGCGGACCTGTCAGGGGCTCCCGGCGAGCCTCGGACGCGAGCGCCTGCACGCCAGGCAGTTCGCCGACTGGGGGGTCGACTACCTGAAGTACGACAACTGCGGCGACCACGGGAGCAACGACGCGATCGCGCGCTACAGCGCGATGGGGAACGCGCTCGCAGAAGTCGATCGCGACATCGTCTACAGCATCTGCGAGTGGGGGCGGAACGAACCGTGGCGCTGGGGCCGCAACGCCGGCGGCCACCTCTGGCGGGCGACCCACGACATCGTCGCGAAGTGGACGACCGACGAGCAGGAGTTCGGCCTCGGGATCGTCGACATCATCGATCAGATGCACGAGCGCGGAATGGACCCGCATCAGGGTCCCGGCGGATGGAACGATCCCGACATGCTCCAGATCGGGAACGGCCCGGACTCGGGCCAGTCGAAGCTCGAAGACGTGGACGTCGACCGTGCGCTGACGCCCGCCGAGGAGCGAACGCACTTCAGCTTCTGGTGTCTGTTCGGCGCGCCGCTGATGGCCGGCAACGACCTCGCGGCGATGGACGACTGGACCCGCGAACTGCTGACCAACGAGGACGCCATCGCGATCGACCAGGACCCGCTGGGGGTCCAGGGGACTCGCGACGGCGTACTCGAGGAGACGGAGGTCTGGAGCAAGCGACTGGCCGGCGAGGAGTGTGCAGTGATCCTGTTCAACCGCGGCGAGTCGACCACGGACATCGAGACGACTGTCGAGACGGTCGACATGCCGGTCGACGCGGCGACCTACACCGTGCGAGACGTCTGGAACGACGAGGTCCGGGAGACTGACGGGCAGTTGCACGCGACGGTCGACCCGC
- a CDS encoding ABC transporter ATP-binding protein, translating into MGELEIRDLTKVFHDDGGDIVAVDDLGIEVEDGELIVLVGPSGCGKSTTLRCVAGLESPTDGDIVLDGTAVTDQKPKERDMAMVFQSYALYPHMSSRENMEFGLKMATDLPEDEIRSRVEETAAMLGISELLDKKPDELSGGQQQRVALGRAIVREPEVFLMDEPLSNLDAKLRTQMRTELQELQQDLGVTTLYVTHDQTEAMTMSDRIAVLNDGELQQIGTPLECYHEPENEFVAGFIGSPSMNFFDVELDTTGDRPALVHEGFRYDLDEDVYADIEGHGERFTLGIRPEDLELATADEPNAVTTTVEVTEPLGEVTYVYLEIGDRQYTATLEGDLVIETGRTLTIRFPQDRIHVFDGQTGEALRNRSRPDDEAVESLPGFQSPDSVEAGME; encoded by the coding sequence ATGGGAGAACTCGAGATCAGAGACCTCACGAAGGTATTCCACGACGACGGCGGTGATATCGTGGCCGTCGACGACCTCGGCATCGAGGTCGAGGACGGGGAGTTGATCGTTCTCGTCGGCCCCTCGGGCTGCGGGAAGTCGACGACGCTGCGCTGCGTCGCGGGACTGGAGTCGCCGACGGACGGCGACATCGTCCTCGACGGGACGGCCGTGACCGATCAAAAGCCGAAAGAGCGGGACATGGCGATGGTGTTCCAGAGCTACGCGCTGTACCCTCACATGTCCTCCCGGGAGAACATGGAGTTCGGACTGAAGATGGCGACCGATCTCCCGGAAGACGAGATCAGGTCACGGGTCGAAGAGACGGCAGCGATGCTGGGGATCTCGGAACTGCTCGACAAGAAGCCGGACGAGCTTTCCGGCGGCCAACAGCAGCGAGTCGCGCTTGGACGGGCGATCGTTCGCGAACCCGAGGTGTTCCTGATGGACGAGCCGCTCTCGAACCTCGACGCGAAGCTGCGCACCCAGATGCGGACCGAGCTGCAGGAGCTCCAGCAGGACCTCGGAGTGACGACGCTGTACGTGACTCACGACCAGACCGAGGCGATGACGATGAGCGATCGGATCGCCGTGCTCAACGACGGGGAACTCCAGCAGATCGGGACGCCGCTGGAATGCTACCACGAGCCCGAAAACGAGTTCGTCGCCGGCTTCATCGGCTCGCCGAGCATGAACTTCTTCGACGTCGAACTGGACACGACAGGTGACCGTCCCGCGCTCGTCCACGAGGGCTTCAGGTACGACCTCGACGAGGACGTCTACGCGGACATCGAGGGCCACGGCGAGCGGTTCACGCTCGGCATCCGACCGGAAGACCTCGAACTGGCGACCGCCGACGAACCAAACGCCGTGACGACGACGGTCGAAGTCACCGAACCGCTCGGGGAGGTGACCTACGTCTACCTCGAGATCGGCGACCGGCAGTACACCGCGACGCTCGAGGGCGACCTCGTGATCGAGACAGGACGGACGCTGACAATCCGGTTCCCGCAGGACCGCATCCACGTTTTCGACGGGCAGACGGGCGAGGCGCTCCGGAACCGCTCCCGGCCGGACGACGAGGCCGTCGAATCGTTACCCGGCTTCCAGAGCCCCGATAGCGTGGAAGCCGGTATGGAGTGA
- a CDS encoding ABC transporter substrate-binding protein: MLKGLGVGAAAGLAGCNALGGNGNGNGGQALMWEYGFPNTEGAEPVWRNKFESKYEELAGEEIKISRYSYEDLRQKFLTGASTGDPDAIEGSLSHLSEYIAAGHVEPLDDLAESLDHFDGYVDSTIEAMTYQDTLYALPYEGNARAFFVRQDILDELGQDVPESAEAFHEIGRMINDEYDDLIGFHNCTKDGSVRAFQEWMTHIYQHTDQLYVPDGDSWQLNIEADALGQVFDNWYYQIYAADNPVGDPDDLGTGWQTNDPGYINGNYAFIESGTWMRNWTTGENIQSSDTAEDILNNKTQIAHPPRADGASKGTFLEVKPVMVNTHSDQIEKGKTAVEAYTHPETLSEGMAQDPEGSGKAMTPVHDNVESTIENENWQPLTDIFTTGRALAKATWGPVREEFYTYMQEVSYGETDPYDAGEQFHEALQDLESEI, encoded by the coding sequence ATGCTGAAGGGACTCGGCGTCGGAGCGGCAGCCGGTCTCGCAGGCTGTAATGCACTCGGCGGTAACGGCAACGGCAATGGTGGGCAGGCCCTCATGTGGGAGTACGGGTTCCCGAACACCGAAGGCGCAGAACCGGTCTGGCGGAACAAGTTCGAGTCGAAGTACGAGGAACTGGCCGGCGAGGAAATCAAGATCAGCCGGTATTCGTACGAGGACCTCCGGCAAAAGTTCCTCACAGGTGCGAGTACTGGTGACCCCGACGCGATCGAGGGGTCGCTGAGCCACCTCTCGGAGTACATCGCCGCGGGACACGTCGAACCGCTCGACGACCTCGCCGAATCACTCGATCACTTCGACGGGTACGTCGACAGCACCATCGAGGCGATGACATACCAGGACACGCTGTACGCACTCCCCTACGAGGGCAACGCGAGAGCGTTTTTCGTCCGGCAGGACATCCTCGACGAACTCGGTCAAGACGTCCCGGAGTCGGCCGAGGCGTTCCACGAAATAGGCCGGATGATCAACGACGAGTACGACGACTTGATCGGCTTTCACAACTGCACGAAAGACGGGAGCGTCCGGGCCTTCCAGGAGTGGATGACCCACATCTACCAGCATACCGACCAACTGTACGTCCCGGATGGAGACAGCTGGCAGCTCAACATCGAGGCCGACGCGCTGGGGCAGGTCTTCGACAACTGGTACTACCAGATCTACGCGGCCGACAACCCGGTCGGCGATCCGGACGATCTCGGTACGGGCTGGCAGACCAACGACCCCGGCTACATCAACGGGAACTACGCGTTCATCGAAAGCGGGACCTGGATGCGTAACTGGACGACAGGAGAAAACATCCAAAGTAGCGACACTGCCGAGGATATCCTCAACAACAAGACCCAGATCGCCCACCCGCCGCGCGCCGATGGGGCCTCGAAGGGGACGTTCCTCGAGGTCAAGCCGGTCATGGTCAACACCCACTCCGATCAGATCGAGAAGGGGAAGACAGCCGTCGAGGCCTATACGCACCCGGAGACGCTCAGCGAAGGCATGGCGCAGGATCCCGAAGGGTCGGGGAAGGCGATGACACCAGTTCACGACAACGTCGAGTCGACGATCGAAAACGAGAACTGGCAGCCGCTCACCGACATCTTCACGACTGGCCGCGCCCTCGCGAAGGCGACCTGGGGGCCGGTCCGCGAGGAGTTCTACACCTACATGCAGGAGGTCTCCTACGGCGAGACCGACCCGTACGACGCCGGCGAACAGTTCCACGAAGCGCTGCAGGACCTCGAAAGCGAGATATAA
- a CDS encoding carbohydrate ABC transporter permease has translation MATQTESQFSRYKEEFSSFLTDTWIGYAFVIPATLLLAVVIGYPTLRGLYLAFFEVSLLNPEQMEFVGLQHFRALAADPIFKAALWHTVLLTALAVSFQYLLGLGLALALKEKVPGAGIFRSLSMVTWVMPIIVMVIIFRFMVQNGFGPVNIILDSLGMRTTYWFGEPGVAFPLIVVMHVWRNVPFYAISLLAAMNSIPKEQYEAARLDGAGPLERFRHVTLPQISYVSMIMIVLHVTFTFKNFDIVYLSTGGGPLGNTEVLATYVYKQAFEQYALGYGASIGVVMLILMLTFTVVYVKLEEVD, from the coding sequence ATGGCAACGCAGACAGAATCGCAATTCAGCCGATACAAAGAGGAGTTCTCGTCGTTTCTCACGGACACGTGGATCGGCTACGCGTTCGTGATCCCGGCGACACTCCTCCTCGCTGTTGTCATCGGCTATCCCACGCTCCGTGGGCTCTATCTGGCGTTTTTCGAGGTGTCGCTGTTGAATCCAGAGCAGATGGAGTTCGTCGGCCTGCAGCACTTCCGTGCGCTCGCGGCCGATCCGATATTCAAGGCCGCCCTGTGGCATACGGTCCTGCTGACCGCGCTGGCCGTCTCGTTTCAGTACCTCCTGGGGCTCGGACTGGCACTGGCGCTGAAAGAGAAGGTTCCCGGTGCCGGAATATTCCGGAGCCTGTCGATGGTGACGTGGGTAATGCCGATCATCGTGATGGTCATCATCTTCCGGTTCATGGTCCAGAACGGGTTCGGCCCGGTCAACATCATCCTCGACAGCCTCGGGATGCGCACGACCTACTGGTTCGGCGAACCGGGCGTGGCGTTCCCGCTGATCGTGGTCATGCACGTCTGGCGGAACGTCCCGTTCTACGCGATCTCGCTGCTGGCCGCGATGAACTCCATCCCGAAAGAGCAGTACGAGGCGGCACGGCTGGACGGGGCCGGTCCGCTCGAGCGGTTCCGGCACGTCACGCTGCCCCAGATCTCCTACGTGTCGATGATCATGATCGTGCTGCACGTCACATTCACGTTCAAGAACTTCGACATCGTCTACCTCTCGACGGGCGGCGGACCACTGGGGAACACCGAGGTGCTTGCAACCTACGTCTACAAGCAGGCCTTCGAGCAGTACGCGCTCGGGTACGGCGCCAGCATCGGCGTCGTGATGTTGATCCTCATGCTCACGTTCACCGTCGTCTACGTCAAACTGGAGGAGGTCGACTGA
- a CDS encoding carbohydrate ABC transporter permease: protein MATNTDSEDRNLSQRIDAWLDEDMSPRRAIGVYLVLGLYFAFLLLPVVYMVLASFTRQSFLFSPELVPALGDLTLANYETVLSRGDFRTYFYNSLIVATSTTLLVLTVGILAGYSMSRFDYPGRGGLLYAFLSTQMLPIVLILIPFYILMFSLNLVDSLIGIVIAHSVIGIPLGTWLLKGYIDDIPESLDEAAKMDGCSHLSVLRRVIIPLAMPGIAVAGFYTFILSWNDYLLVSVLSQTAGTRTLPFGLQLFQSQNAVAWNLLITAAVITMAPVILLFAVAQRWVVEGLASGGMKGN from the coding sequence ATGGCAACCAACACAGATTCCGAAGATCGCAATCTCTCCCAGCGGATCGACGCGTGGTTAGACGAAGACATGTCCCCTCGCCGTGCGATCGGCGTGTACCTCGTGTTGGGGCTGTACTTCGCGTTCCTGCTGTTGCCGGTCGTCTACATGGTGTTGGCGTCGTTCACCCGTCAGAGCTTCCTGTTCTCTCCGGAACTGGTCCCAGCGCTGGGCGATCTCACGCTCGCAAACTACGAGACTGTCCTCTCGCGGGGCGACTTCCGGACGTACTTCTACAACTCGCTGATCGTCGCCACGTCGACGACGCTGCTGGTGTTGACCGTGGGAATTCTGGCGGGATACTCGATGAGCCGGTTCGACTACCCGGGACGTGGCGGCCTGCTGTACGCGTTCCTCTCGACACAGATGCTCCCCATCGTGCTCATCCTGATACCGTTTTATATCCTGATGTTCTCGCTGAACCTCGTCGACTCGCTTATCGGGATCGTCATCGCCCACTCCGTGATCGGCATCCCGCTGGGCACGTGGCTGCTGAAGGGATATATCGACGACATCCCCGAGTCGCTGGACGAGGCGGCGAAGATGGACGGCTGTTCTCATCTGAGCGTCCTGCGACGGGTCATCATCCCGCTCGCGATGCCGGGCATCGCCGTCGCCGGCTTCTACACGTTCATCCTCTCCTGGAACGACTACCTGCTGGTGTCCGTCCTCTCGCAGACGGCGGGGACCCGGACGCTGCCGTTCGGCCTGCAGCTGTTCCAGTCACAGAACGCTGTCGCGTGGAACCTGTTGATCACCGCCGCGGTGATCACGATGGCGCCGGTCATCCTGCTGTTCGCGGTCGCCCAGCGGTGGGTCGTCGAAGGACTCGCCAGCGGCGGCATGAAGGGGAACTGA
- a CDS encoding beta-galactosidase, whose product MTVGVCYFPEHWPRQRWERDIEQMAEAGLEYVRMAEFSWGRIEPERGQFDFEWLDEAIELIGDHGMEVILCTPTATPPKWLVDERPEILQEDPDGTVREFGSRRHYCFNSPAYREETERIVTRMAERYADNPHVAGWQTDNEYGCHETVRCYCADCSNAFSEWLADRHGDVDALNEAWGTTFWSQQYPDFEAVEPPGPTPAEHHPSRLLAYYRFASDSVVEYNRLQTEILREINDDWLVTHNFMGHFSTLDAYDVAGDLDLVSWDSYPTGFVQDRREAEATVEELRAGDPDQVGLNHDIYRGALEQPFWVMEQQPGDVNWPPHAPQPADGAMRLWAHHAVAHGGDAVLYFRWRRCRQGQEQYHAGLRKQDGSPDRGYADASTAAEELFDLGPVDAPVALLHSYENLWATNIQPHAPEFDYWTHAGTYYRALRRRGVQVDVVPPERDLDGYAAVVAPTLYLLDDALATRLEAYVEDGGQLLIGARSGEKDPYNKLPDALQPGPLAGLVGATVAQHESLPEQVPTRVGYGGDEYEYRTWAEWLDADDATVQGRHRSGPADGQAAVVDAERGRGRVTYCGVWPGRELADALVGDLLERAGVTTHAPLPDGVRIAERDGHVWVTNFTDAPVSVDVPGGAAWIVGHERVGAYDVGVLEGTLGDVTVTRENSEP is encoded by the coding sequence ATGACAGTCGGAGTCTGCTATTTCCCCGAGCACTGGCCGCGCCAGCGCTGGGAGCGAGACATCGAACAGATGGCCGAGGCGGGGCTGGAGTACGTCCGCATGGCCGAATTCTCCTGGGGACGGATCGAACCCGAGCGCGGACAGTTCGACTTCGAGTGGCTCGACGAGGCGATCGAGTTGATCGGCGACCACGGGATGGAAGTCATCCTCTGTACCCCGACCGCGACGCCGCCGAAGTGGCTCGTCGACGAGCGCCCCGAAATTCTGCAGGAGGACCCCGACGGAACCGTCCGGGAGTTCGGCAGCCGTCGCCACTACTGCTTCAACTCCCCGGCCTACCGCGAGGAGACCGAGCGGATCGTCACGCGGATGGCCGAACGCTACGCCGACAACCCGCACGTCGCGGGCTGGCAGACCGACAACGAGTACGGCTGTCACGAGACCGTCCGGTGTTACTGTGCGGACTGCTCGAACGCGTTCAGCGAGTGGCTCGCAGACCGCCACGGCGACGTCGACGCGCTCAACGAGGCCTGGGGGACGACCTTCTGGAGCCAGCAGTACCCCGACTTCGAGGCGGTCGAGCCGCCGGGCCCGACGCCGGCCGAACACCACCCCTCGAGGCTGCTCGCGTACTACCGGTTCGCCAGCGACAGCGTCGTCGAGTACAACCGCCTCCAGACTGAGATCCTCCGGGAGATCAACGACGACTGGCTGGTGACGCACAACTTCATGGGACACTTCTCGACGCTCGACGCCTACGACGTGGCCGGGGACCTGGATCTCGTCTCGTGGGACTCCTATCCGACGGGGTTCGTCCAGGACCGCCGCGAAGCCGAGGCGACCGTCGAGGAGCTGCGGGCGGGCGACCCGGATCAGGTCGGACTCAACCACGACATCTACCGCGGCGCGCTGGAACAGCCGTTCTGGGTGATGGAACAGCAACCGGGCGACGTCAACTGGCCGCCACACGCACCCCAGCCCGCCGACGGCGCGATGCGGCTGTGGGCGCATCACGCGGTCGCCCACGGCGGCGACGCCGTGCTCTACTTCCGGTGGCGACGCTGTCGGCAGGGCCAGGAGCAGTATCACGCGGGCCTGCGCAAGCAGGACGGCTCGCCCGACCGCGGCTACGCGGATGCGAGCACGGCTGCCGAGGAGCTGTTCGATCTCGGTCCCGTCGACGCGCCGGTCGCGTTGCTCCACAGCTACGAGAACCTCTGGGCCACGAACATACAGCCGCACGCGCCGGAGTTCGACTACTGGACGCACGCGGGCACCTACTACCGGGCGCTTCGCCGCCGCGGCGTGCAGGTGGACGTCGTGCCGCCGGAGCGCGACCTCGATGGGTACGCGGCCGTCGTCGCGCCGACGCTGTATCTCCTCGACGACGCGCTGGCGACCCGGCTGGAAGCGTACGTCGAAGACGGTGGACAGCTCCTGATCGGTGCCCGGAGCGGCGAGAAGGACCCGTACAACAAGCTGCCGGACGCCCTTCAACCAGGGCCGCTCGCCGGCCTCGTCGGTGCGACCGTCGCCCAGCACGAGAGCCTCCCGGAGCAGGTGCCGACGCGGGTCGGCTACGGCGGCGACGAGTACGAGTACCGCACCTGGGCCGAGTGGCTCGACGCCGACGACGCGACAGTCCAGGGGCGACATCGCAGCGGCCCGGCTGACGGGCAAGCGGCCGTCGTCGACGCCGAGCGCGGACGGGGACGGGTCACGTACTGCGGCGTCTGGCCCGGCCGGGAACTGGCCGACGCGCTCGTCGGCGACCTCCTCGAGCGGGCCGGCGTCACGACTCACGCACCGCTCCCCGACGGCGTGCGAATCGCCGAGCGGGACGGCCACGTCTGGGTGACGAACTTCACGGACGCCCCGGTGTCGGTCGACGTCCCGGGCGGCGCTGCCTGGATTGTCGGCCACGAGCGGGTCGGGGCCTACGACGTCGGCGTCCTCGAAGGCACGCTCGGAGACGTGACCGTGACACGGGAGAACAGCGAACCGTGA
- a CDS encoding galactokinase produces the protein MSDEYSYRVRSPGRVNLIGEHTDYTGGYVLPMATDLHTQLEAAPDDDVTVYSAAFEEQRTFSTTDREREGDWTDYVKGCYAVLEAEGHRPGGFRGELSGDLPLGSGLSSSASLELAVMAFLNEAYDLGLSRERLAELSQRVENDFVGVSCGIMDQFAVALGEANHALYLDTGTLAYETVPFPEDIQVVVFHTGVERELVDSAYNQRRETVEAAMETLGVDSSVELEANDLDGLTPSQRQRLGYVVRENDRVERAVTTLKRGDVEAFGDVLVKAHHDIAENYEASCPELDYVVETAVKRGAYGARLTGAGWGGAAIALVDTSEAEPFAQSLREAYEQRFPEHDPAVHLIAPSEGVSVSRT, from the coding sequence ATGAGCGACGAATACAGCTATCGCGTGCGTTCGCCGGGTCGCGTGAATCTGATCGGGGAACACACCGATTACACGGGCGGCTACGTCCTCCCGATGGCGACAGACCTTCACACGCAACTGGAGGCAGCGCCGGACGACGACGTGACCGTATACTCGGCGGCGTTCGAGGAGCAACGGACGTTTTCGACGACTGATCGCGAGCGTGAGGGCGACTGGACCGACTACGTCAAGGGCTGCTACGCAGTCCTCGAAGCGGAAGGGCATCGACCCGGCGGCTTCCGGGGCGAGTTGTCCGGAGATTTGCCGCTGGGATCCGGTCTGAGTTCCTCGGCGAGTCTCGAACTCGCGGTCATGGCCTTTCTGAACGAGGCGTACGACCTCGGACTGTCCCGCGAGCGACTGGCCGAACTGAGTCAGCGCGTCGAGAACGACTTCGTGGGCGTCTCCTGTGGTATCATGGATCAGTTCGCCGTCGCGCTGGGCGAGGCAAATCACGCCCTGTATCTCGACACCGGCACTCTGGCGTACGAGACGGTCCCGTTCCCGGAAGACATCCAGGTCGTCGTCTTTCACACCGGCGTCGAGCGCGAGCTGGTCGACTCGGCATATAACCAGCGCCGCGAGACCGTCGAAGCGGCGATGGAGACGCTGGGCGTCGACTCCTCGGTCGAACTCGAGGCCAACGATCTCGACGGGCTCACCCCGAGTCAACGCCAGCGACTGGGCTACGTCGTCCGAGAGAACGACCGTGTCGAGCGGGCCGTCACGACCCTCAAGCGTGGGGATGTCGAGGCCTTCGGGGACGTACTCGTGAAAGCCCATCACGACATCGCCGAGAACTACGAGGCCAGCTGTCCGGAACTGGATTACGTCGTCGAGACCGCTGTCAAGCGAGGTGCCTACGGCGCACGGCTGACCGGCGCCGGCTGGGGCGGCGCGGCGATCGCCCTCGTCGACACCTCCGAAGCAGAGCCGTTCGCACAGTCGCTGCGAGAGGCGTACGAGCAGCGCTTCCCCGAGCACGACCCGGCCGTCCACCTGATCGCGCCCTCCGAGGGCGTCTCTGTCTCCAGAACGTGA
- the galT gene encoding galactose-1-phosphate uridylyltransferase, which yields MTERRWDPTLQEWVITATHRQERTFKPPADYCPFCPTEEDAEYPTAIPEPDYDMAVVENGFPSLQPDPPEPAVEGSDLLPAEPANGQCEVVLFTPEHDGTMSQEPVSRFVKLVKLWRDRYETLGQKDDHEYVYVFENRGEDVGVTLHHPHGQIYAYPFVPPKIQTELQSSQDHLEEHGRCLFCDLVDAEREDGRRIVADNDAFTAVVPYFARWAYEVHVYANDHLPSLAAFDSDHEQQLGQLLKDVQLAYDGLFDVEMPYVMAMHQQPTTGTGEDYAHFHMEFYPPKRTEDKLKHLAGSELGAGTYINNKLAEESAAELRESLDAARE from the coding sequence ATGACTGAGCGCAGGTGGGATCCGACGCTCCAGGAGTGGGTCATCACGGCGACTCATCGCCAGGAGCGGACGTTCAAGCCGCCGGCGGACTACTGTCCGTTCTGTCCAACCGAGGAGGACGCGGAGTACCCGACGGCGATTCCCGAGCCGGACTACGACATGGCCGTCGTCGAGAACGGCTTCCCGTCGCTACAGCCTGACCCGCCCGAACCCGCTGTCGAAGGGTCCGATCTCCTCCCTGCCGAGCCTGCTAACGGCCAGTGTGAGGTCGTCCTGTTCACCCCCGAGCACGACGGCACGATGTCCCAGGAGCCGGTCTCACGGTTCGTCAAGCTCGTCAAACTCTGGCGCGATCGCTACGAGACCCTCGGCCAAAAGGACGATCATGAATACGTCTACGTTTTCGAGAACCGCGGCGAAGACGTCGGCGTCACGCTGCACCACCCCCACGGTCAGATCTACGCCTATCCGTTCGTTCCGCCGAAGATCCAGACGGAGCTCCAATCGAGTCAGGACCACCTCGAGGAACACGGACGTTGTCTGTTCTGTGACTTGGTCGACGCCGAGCGCGAGGACGGCCGGCGGATCGTCGCCGACAACGACGCCTTTACTGCAGTCGTGCCGTACTTCGCCCGGTGGGCGTACGAAGTCCACGTCTACGCGAACGACCACCTTCCGTCGCTCGCGGCGTTCGACTCCGACCACGAACAACAGCTTGGTCAGCTGCTCAAGGATGTCCAGCTCGCCTACGACGGGCTATTCGACGTCGAGATGCCCTACGTGATGGCCATGCACCAGCAACCCACGACCGGGACCGGCGAGGACTACGCCCACTTCCACATGGAGTTCTATCCGCCCAAGCGCACCGAGGACAAGCTCAAGCACCTCGCCGGGAGCGAACTCGGTGCCGGCACCTATATCAACAACAAACTCGCCGAGGAGTCGGCCGCCGAACTCCGCGAGAGTCTCGACGCCGCGCGAGAGTGA
- a CDS encoding NAD-dependent epimerase/dehydratase family protein: MQLTDSRILITGGAGLIGAPLAERLVADNEVIVVDDLSNGIRESVPEEAEFVEGDLTDPEVVAEVVTGDLDAVFHLAADKYVNAERPREQFESNEAMTYNLLERMAEVGVKNVLFTSSSTVYGEAPRPTPEDYAPLEPISEYGAAKLAEEGLLSVYAHTRGFTVWNFRFANIVGPRYGAGVVPDFVYKLQEDPDSLTILGDGRQEKSYMYIDDCIDAMCHVVEHADEAMNTYNLGTRTTTSVTRIADIVSDELGVDPDYEYTGGDRGWEGDVPKMRLSIEKLAALGWQPTRSSDETIRQGVRDLLETPENEPHLS; encoded by the coding sequence ATGCAACTCACCGATAGCCGTATTCTGATCACAGGCGGTGCTGGATTGATCGGTGCGCCGCTGGCCGAGCGTCTGGTCGCGGACAACGAGGTGATCGTCGTCGACGACCTCTCGAACGGGATCCGCGAGTCCGTCCCCGAGGAGGCCGAGTTCGTCGAGGGCGACCTGACCGATCCCGAGGTCGTTGCGGAGGTCGTGACGGGTGATCTGGACGCGGTGTTTCACCTGGCCGCGGACAAGTACGTCAACGCCGAGCGCCCGCGCGAACAGTTCGAGTCCAACGAGGCGATGACCTACAACTTGCTGGAGCGCATGGCGGAGGTCGGCGTCAAGAACGTCCTGTTCACCTCTTCGTCGACGGTCTACGGGGAGGCCCCGCGGCCGACGCCCGAGGATTACGCGCCCCTGGAGCCGATCAGCGAGTACGGCGCGGCGAAACTCGCTGAAGAGGGCTTGCTCTCAGTGTACGCGCACACGCGCGGGTTCACGGTCTGGAACTTCCGGTTCGCCAACATCGTCGGGCCCCGCTACGGCGCGGGCGTCGTGCCGGATTTCGTCTACAAACTCCAGGAGGATCCCGACTCGCTGACGATCCTGGGCGACGGCCGCCAGGAGAAATCCTACATGTACATCGACGACTGTATCGACGCGATGTGCCACGTCGTCGAACACGCCGACGAGGCGATGAACACCTACAACCTGGGGACGCGCACGACGACGTCGGTCACCCGGATCGCCGACATCGTCAGCGACGAACTGGGCGTCGATCCCGACTACGAGTACACGGGCGGCGACCGCGGCTGGGAGGGCGACGTACCAAAGATGCGCCTCTCGATCGAGAAACTGGCCGCGCTGGGCTGGCAACCCACCCGCTCCAGCGACGAAACTATCCGCCAGGGCGTGCGCGACCTGCTCGAAACCCCCGAGAACGAACCGCACTTGAGTTGA